In Nymphaea colorata isolate Beijing-Zhang1983 chromosome 13, ASM883128v2, whole genome shotgun sequence, one DNA window encodes the following:
- the LOC116267248 gene encoding pentatricopeptide repeat-containing protein At3g04760, chloroplastic-like, whose protein sequence is MAVLFGECLLHCPSFHMKPARNFDLFFKFPVVACKNLQRVSNDITANEKICRPNINTSSVDFNEAHYIKLLTRSCKFRKYGECLYFLEYMINKGHKPDVILCTKLIKGFFIERNSDKAMRVLDLLELHGAPDVFAYNAVVGGLCKMNRVQSAMAILDRMRRRNCDPDTVTYNILIGSLCGRGKLGLAFQMLDRLLQDNCKPTVVTYTILIETACNEGGIDEAVKLLDDMLLKGLRPDTYTYNVMLRGMCREGRLDEAREFIKNLYADDCQPDIISYNILLRAFLSKQRWGDAEILLGEMVNRGCSPNVVTYSILIGVLCNEGKLDQATAVLKEMIDSGLKPDTFCYDPLISAFCKDGRLDVAIAIMDYMISNGCLPDIINYNTILAGLSKSGNAEQALEILENLGNLGCPPNVSSYNTVIHGLWNGGKKLKALKLLSSMISRGIDPDDITYNTLISCLCRYAMVDEAVSLLRDMERCGFRATVITFNTLILGLCKIHSMDRAIDMLAEMVNKGCRPNETTYVLLIEGMAYDGMRSQAAGMAKELVAMDAVSADSLKRFYKTFPNIDLVGNQLYLEEKC, encoded by the coding sequence ATGGCGGTTCTTTTCGGTGAGTGCCTTCTTCACTGCCCATCATTCCACATGAAACCCGCCAGAAATTTTGATCTGTTCTTCAAGTTCCCGGTGGTTGCCTGTAAGAATCTACAGCGGGTCTCGAATGACATCACGGCGAACGAGAAAATCTGCCGGCCGAATATCAACACCTCGTCAGTGGATTTCAACGAGGCCCACTACATAAAATTGCTGACGAGATCATGtaaatttagaaaatatggTGAGTGTCTGTATTTTCTAGAGTACATGATCAACAAAGGTCACAAACCAGATGTGATTCTGTGCACGAAACTCATTAAGGGGTTCTTCATTGAAAGAAATAGTGACAAGGCAATGAGGGTCTTGGATCTCTTGGAGTTGCACGGTGCCCCTGATGTTTTCGCATATAATGCTGTCGTTGGGGGGCTATGCAAGATGAACAGAGTCCAGTCTGCCATGGCCATTTTGGATCGGATGAGACGAAGGAACTGCGATCCTGATACAGTTACCTATAACATTCTGATTGGTAGTCTGTGCGGTAGAGGCAAATTGGGGCTGGCTTTTCAGATGTTGGATAGATTGTTGCAGGACAATTGTAAGCCCACTGTTGTTACGTACACTATTCTGATCGAGACGGCATGCAATGAAGGTGGCATTGATGAGGCAGTGAAGCTTCTGGATGATATGCTGCTGAAGGGTCTTAGGCCAGACACGTATACTTATAATGTCATGCTTCGAGGGATGTGTAGGGAAGGGAGGTTGGATGAAGCACGTGAATTTATCAAGAATTTATATGCTGATGATTGTCAACCTGATATCATTTCGTACAACATTCTGCTGAGAGCCTTTTTGAGTAAACAGAGATGGGGAGATGCAGAAATCCTACTCGGTGAGATGGTTAATAGAGGCTGCAGCCCCAATGTAGTCACCTACAGTATTTTGATTGGTGTCCTCTGTAATGAGGGAAAGCTCGATCAGGCAACTGCAGTCTTGAAGGAAATGATTGATAGTGGACTAAAACCTGATACATTTTGTTATGATCCTTTAATATCTGCCTTCTGCAAAGATGGGAGGTTGGATGTGGCAATTGCAATAATGGATTATATGATATCTAATGGCTGTCTACCTGACATCATAAACTATAACACGATTCTTGCTGGTTTGTCGAAGAGTGGTAATGCAGAGCAAGCATTGGAGATACTTGAAAACCTGGGGAATTTGGGTTGTCCTCCAAATGTTAGTTCTTATAATACAGTGATCCATGGGCTATGGAATGGTGGGAAGAAGTTGAAGGCATTGAAACTATTGTCTAGCATGATATCTAGAGGGATTGATCCAGATGACATTACATATAACACCCTAATTTCCTGTTTGTGCAGGTATGCGATGGTCGATGAGGCCGTTAGCTTGTTAAGGGACATGGAACGTTGTGGGTTTCGAGCTACAGTTATTACATTTAATACTTTGATCCTTGGTTTATGTAAGATACACTCAATGGACAGGGCGATTGATATGCTAGCTGAAATGGTGAATAAAGGGTGCCGGCCCAACGAGACTACTTATGTCTTATTGATAGAAGGTATGGCGTATGATGGGATGAGGTCTCAGGCTGCAGGAATGGCTAAGGAACTTGTTGCCATGGATGCTGTCTCCGCAGATTCTCTCAAACGCTTCTATAAGACCTTCCCCAATATTGATTTAGTTGGTAATCAACTTTATCTGGAAGAAAAGTGCTga
- the LOC116267074 gene encoding UDP-glycosyltransferase 88A1-like: MKKQTVVLFPSPGMGHLMTMVELGKLLHLRHGISITILVAKPPISFGNSAAYMKSVADSGLDFTFTELGPVDFKVEEVDCQSHDVLLFEFLHACRGRVEEALQDISRDCFVKAIILDCFCFTSMEVAASLGIPAYFYYISNAGALALLLYLNALSHQYDVASARAEDKLVHVPGIPPFPPSGLPHTLRFHVGSYEWFLKVSSQFARAKGIIINTFDALHPHTLRALADGLCVPDGPNPLVYAIGPLVAPAEEVPRPPDCLRWLDSQPDNAVVFLCFGSLGLHSAVQLREMALGLERSGRRFLWVVRNPTAESKQALVPVDPDLDVLLPEGFLQRTSDRGMVVKTWAPQARVLNHAAVGGFVTHCGWNSALESISAGVPMIAWPLYAEQPINRVMLVLDMGVAVSVKEDRDGLVSAAEVERCVRLLLDSEEEGARLRERVKAAKDAGVAALKEGGSSLANLARLVDSWNGPAGAKEGG; this comes from the coding sequence atgaagaagcaaactgtggttctCTTCCCGTCTCCCGGGATGGGCCACTTGATGACCATGGTTGAGCTCGGCAAGCTCTTGCACCTCCGCCATGGCATCTCCATCACCATCCTGGTTGCCAAACCACCCATCAGCTTCGGCAACTCGGCCGCCTACATGAAGAGCGTCGCCGATTCCGGCCTCGACTTTACCTTCACCGAGCTCGGTCCCGTCGACTTCAAAGTCGAAGAAGTCGATTGCCAGAGCCACGACGTCCTTCTCTTCGAATTCTTACATGCTTGCAGGGGCCGAGTGGAGGAAGCATTGCAGGACATATCAAGAGATTGCTTTGTCAAGGCAATCATCTTAGATTGCTTCTGCTTCACCTCCATGGAGGTTGCCGCCAGCTTGGGCATACCCGCCTATTTTTACTACATCAGCAACGCTGGTGCACTGGCACTGCTTCTGTACCTCAACGCTCTGAGTCACCAATATGATGTTGCCTCGGCTCGTGCCGAAGACAAGCTGGTTCATGTCCCCGGCATCCCTCCCTTCCCGCCTTCCGGCCTGCCTCATACCCTTCGGTTCCATGTTGGATCTTATGAATGGTTTCTCAAGGTATCGTCGCAGTTCGCCAGAGCCAAGGGCATCATAATTAACACTTTTGATGCGCTCCATCCCCACACTCTCCGAGCCCTTGCCGACGGCCTGTGCGTCCCGGATGGGCCGAACCCGCTGGTCTATGCGATCGGACCTTTGGTCGCCCCGGCCGAGGAAGTGCCGCGACCTCCAGATTGCCTTCGTTGGCTCGACTCGCAGCCAGACAACGCTGTCGTCTTCTTGTGCTTCGGCAGCTTAGGCTTGCACTCCGCAGTTCAACTAAGGGAGATGGCGCTGGGGCTCGAGCGCAGCGGGCGGCGGTTTCTTTGGGTGGTCCGGAATCCGACGGCTGAGTCAAAGCAGGCGCTGGTGCCCGTGGACCCGGATCTGGATGTTTTGCTTCCGGAAGGGTTCCTCCAAAGGACGAGTGACAGGGGAATGGTGGTGAAGACATGGGCACCGCAGGCGAGGGTGCTGAACCATGCTGCGGTCGGTGGGTTTGTGACCCACTGCGGCTGGAACTCGGCGCTGGAGAGCATCAGCGCCGGCGTGCCGATGATTGCATGGCCCTTGTATGCGGAGCAGCCGATCAACCGGGTCATGTTGGTGCTGGACATGGGGGTGGCGGTTTCCGTCAAAGAGGACCGAGATGGTCTCGTGAGTGCAGCCGAGGTGGAGAGGTGTGTCCGGCTGTTACTTGACTCAGAGGAGGAGGGCGCCCGGCTGAGGGAGCGTGTAAAAGCGGCAAAGGATGCAGGGGTTGCAGCGCTCAAAGAGGGTGGCTCGTCCTTGGCGAACTTAGCCAGGTTGGTAGATTCCTGGAATGGTCCGGCAGGTGCGAAAGAAGGTGGCTAG
- the LOC116267160 gene encoding UDP-glycosyltransferase 88A1-like: MKKQTVVLFPSPLMGHLMTMVEFGKLLHLRHGISITILVAKPPISVGNSAVYMKSVADSGLDITFTELGPVDFTVKEVDYQTHDVLLFEFLHACRGRVVQALQDISRDCFVKAIILDFFCFTYTEVAASLGIPAYFYYISNVGALALLLYLNTLHHQYDVASAHAEDKLVHVPGIPPLSPSDLPHSLRFHVGSYEWFLKVSTQFARAQGIIINTFDALQPHTLRALADGLCVPDGPGPLVYAIGPLVIPPEKVLQPPDCLRWLDSQPDHSVVFLCFGSLGLLSTIQLREIALALERSGQRFLWVVRNPTAESKQALVPSDPDLDVLLPKGFLQRTSDKGMVVKAWAPQVRVLNHAAVGGFVTHCGWNSVVESISAGVPMAAWPLYAEQPTNSVLLVDMGVAVSVKKDRDGLVGAAEVERCVRLLLDSEEGNRLRERVKAAKDAGVSALKEGGSSSVNLARLVDSWNGPAGAKEGG; encoded by the coding sequence atgaagaagcaaactgtggttctCTTCCCGTCTCCCTTGATGGGCCACTTGATGACCATGGTTGAGTTCGGCAAGCTCTTGCACCTCCGCCATGGCATCTCCATCACCATCCTGGTTGCCAAACCTCCCATCAGCGTCGGCAACTCGGCCGTCTACATGAAGAGCGTTGCGGACTCTGGCCTCGACATCACCTTCACCGAGCTCGGTCCCGTCGATTTCACAGTCAAGGAAGTCGATTACCAGACCCACGACGTCCTCTTGTTCGAATTCTTACATGCTTGCAGGGGCCGAGTGGTGCAAGCATTGCAGGACATATCAAGAGATTGCTTTGTCAAAGCAATCATCTTAGATTTCTTCTGCTTCACCTACACGGAAGTTGCCGCCAGCTTGGGCATACCCGCCTATTTTTACTACATCAGCAATGTTGGTGCACTGGCACTGCTTCTGTACCTCAACACTCTGCATCACCAATATGATGTTGCCTCGGCTCATGCCGAAGACAAGCTGGTTCATGTCCCCGGCATCCCTCCCCTCTCGCCGTCCGACCTGCCCCATTCCCTTCGGTTCCATGTAGGATCTTATGAATGGTTTCTCAAGGTATCGACGCAGTTCGCCAGAGCCCAGGGCATCATAATTAACACTTTTGATGCGCTCCAGCCCCACACTCTCCGAGCCCTTGCCGACGGCCTGTGCGTCCCGGATGGGCCAGGCCCGCTGGTCTATGCGATCGGACCTTTGGTCATCCCACCCGAGAAAGTTCTGCAACCTCCAGATTGCCTCCGTTGGCTCGACTCGCAGCCAGACCACAGTGTCGTCTTCTTGTGCTTCGGCAGCTTAGGCTTGCTTTCCACAATTCAACTAAGGGAGATCGCGCTGGCGCTCGAGCGCAGCGGGCAGCGGTTTCTTTGGGTGGTCCGGAATCCGACGGCTGAGTCAAAGCAAGCGTTGGTGCCCTCGGATCCAGATCTGGACGTTCTGCTTCCGAAAGGGTTCCTCCAAAGGACGAGTGACAAGGGAATGGTGGTGAAGGCATGGGCACCGCAGGTGAGGGTTCTGAACCATGCTGCGGTTGGCGGATTTGTGACCCACTGCGGCTGGAACTCGGTGGTGGAGAGCATCAGCGCTGGCGTGCCAATGGCTGCATGGCCCTTGTATGCAGAGCAGCCGACCAACAGTGTCTTGTTGGTGGACATGGGGGTGGCGGTGTCCGTCAAAAAGGACCGAGATGGTCTGGTGGGTGCGGCCGAGGTGGAGAGGTGTGTCCGGCTGTTATTGGACTCAGAGGAGGGCAACCGGCTGAGGGAGCGAGTAAAAGCGGCAAAGGATGCAGGAGTTTCAGCGCTCAAAGAGGGTGGCTCGTCCTCGGTGAACCTAGCCAGGTTGGTAGATTCCTGGAATGGTCCGGCAGGTGCGAAAGAAGGTGGCTAG